The following proteins are encoded in a genomic region of Bacteroidota bacterium:
- the sprA gene encoding cell surface protein SprA — translation MKPTIKYLLTGSAAAVMLAAVVTSDSEAYTKASRYTGGYQIMAVDTPATGSDSATSPHQFTDQSGLDPLYFNNNGTLKLNDPANIQTSITFLPGDSGSYLVEQKLGNRLNYRPPMELTLEEYMYYDMKKSARDYWRQRVHAESQNQTRGGNGIIPPIKINSEGFDRIFGGGTIDIRPQGSAELIFGINVNRTDNPALPERQRRVATFDFDEKIQLNVVGKIGEKLKLTTNYNTESTFDFENQMKLEYTGFEDEIIKKIEAGNVNFGLNTTLITGSQSLFGIKTQLQFGRLTVTSIVSQERGKKSEVNVTGGAQVSNFEVSGDNYEANRHFFLSQYFYDKYDDALETRPLINSGVQITRIEVWVTNRTGVVENTRNLVTFTDLGEDNLEQVGTSFITDAPGEVPRNAGNDLYSQLTSTYNQLRNINVPLQTTFATLINNFGFAQAVNYERVNNARRLQPTEFTYNERLGYISLNQALNQDEVLGVAYQYTLNGQTYQVGEFSTDGITGQDALIVKMLKSTNNVPKISSNNGQFKFKLWDLMMKNIYSIGAYQVNPQDFNLQIWYNNPSTGTDIPFIAEGPIDGKPLVQVFELDLLNQQQQASPDGQFDFMDKVTINAANGRVIFPVVDPFGKFLEEKLDPTNTNPQIRLQYSYQQLYDSTKIIAQTAFAGKNRFKIKGSYKSSSNSDISLNAVNIPPGSVRVTAGGAPLTENTDYTVDYTLGRVKIINESVLNSGVPIKISLESNSLFNIQTKTLFGTHLDYRVNRDFNVGATIMNLTERPVTQKININDEPMSNTMWGVDLNYRTELPILTRMIDKLPLIETKAPSSIAAQGEFAQLIPGHNRAIGKEGNSYIDDFEGTQSAIDIRAPQGWSIASVPQGQPARFPEASTTDLRSGMNRALLNWYVIDPLFLRPDNNLKPAHLTVSDLSNHLSREVLETEIFPNRQPPNGQPLNVAMFDMAFYPAERGPYNFDVNPQPGLTAGLAANGSLLDPASRWGGIQRSITTNDFQAANIEFIQIWVMDPYNDDVPVADRNTTGELVINLGNVSEDVLKDSRNAFENGLPVDNNFSLVDTTVWGLVPSVQSIVNAFDNDPAKRALQDVGLDGWDDDKEAQFFGDYLTDIAALHGQASQAYANAVKDPAGDNFHYYRGSDYDAISLGVLDRYKMFNGLDGNSPQVGDPNDDGVSEDYPTQSTTLPNQEDINRDNTLNETESYYEYRIKLTPNDINPGNIGNNYITDVYQTTVITKDGRTRPITWYQLRIPIRNYTTKVGNIEGFNSIRFIRMYFKGVDKPVVCRFARLEFVRSDWRKYEYSLLRPGEYIMNDQNTTQFDVAAVNIEENGNRVPVNYVLPPGIDREQNVNSNTLVRLNEQSLSVRTCNLEDGDSRAVFRTVNNMDVRSYKKLRMFVHAEANPGSSQPLNNGDVTAFIRIGADQTDNYYEYEIPLEVTPPGRYGENDQAEREKVWPLSNTMELPFELLQYVKQQRNLEQAAGRISLTQEFTVTDPNNPARKVTVKGNPNLAMIRVFVLGVRNPKRTSATPNDDGIPKCAEVWFNELRLTDFVEDGGWAATARVTARLADFGVVNLSGNMATPNFGSIEKKVSERLREQQMNYDVSTQLELGRFFPEKAGISLPFFWNYGETYITPQFNPLDPDILLKPLLSNESLLSDRQKDSLIGAAVDYTRRRGYNFTNIHKERSKGKKGSYPWDISNFSASYAYTEIYRHNVNIEYSSVRNYRGQLTYSYTPQVKPFKPFDKAGWAKSKWFTLIREISISPLPSNLAFTTDLNRSYSEIKNRNITGFGDVFVPTNFNKNFVWTRNYNLRWDLMKNLKLDFTADNLGQVLEPVGKIDTDAKRDSLIDNIRGFGTTMNYHHQTNVNYTVPINKIPAFDWLTASVRYSSGYTWQRAPLAADTLGNVVGNNAQWQYTAQANMTSLYNKVPYFKKVNQKRPGGGQERPAGGGPNRPGAPQQAQRDSTKKKDDQYVILDYLARLVMSVRTVSLNYSENSTLALPGYARRTRILGMDENFQGPTWGFIFGQQEGFGPGNADFPVYASNQGWLVQTQSLFTPFTQGKTQTLTGRAQLEPFPDLRIELNISRNNTRNESAFYRWTGTQYEKQSPVETGSFSMSIITWRTAFTKDDRTTRSNEAFQQFLNNRAVISSRLGQENPNSTGILNTGFADGYSKASQDVAIPAFLAAYTGGRAESQSTSMFPAIPLPNWRITYDGLTKYKKIKKHFKVITLAHTYRSTYTLGGFTTNLNFVDANGDGFSDNIRNVNSDFEAQFQFSNVQISEQFSPLIGVDMTWTNSLITRVEYKKDRTLSLSLANMQLTEVSGREMVVGLGYRFDEVELKFLKKAFKGKAPKSAMNLRADVSFRNNQTVIRRSIEEFNQLTAGQNILSIKTSCDYQLTKDLQIRAFFDRVMTNPLISSSFKTANTNAGISLRFTLQ, via the coding sequence TTGAAACCGACTATAAAATATCTGCTTACCGGATCCGCTGCTGCGGTGATGCTTGCCGCTGTTGTAACTAGCGACAGCGAAGCATATACCAAAGCTTCCCGCTATACCGGCGGTTACCAAATTATGGCGGTTGATACCCCCGCCACCGGCAGCGATTCCGCCACCAGCCCGCATCAGTTTACTGACCAGTCGGGGCTTGACCCGCTGTACTTCAACAACAACGGTACGCTTAAGCTCAACGACCCCGCAAACATACAAACATCTATTACTTTCCTCCCCGGCGATTCGGGCTCCTACCTTGTTGAGCAGAAACTCGGAAACAGGCTCAACTACCGCCCCCCGATGGAGCTTACGCTGGAAGAATACATGTACTACGACATGAAAAAATCGGCGCGCGATTACTGGCGCCAGCGTGTACATGCCGAAAGCCAGAACCAGACACGGGGCGGAAACGGAATCATCCCCCCAATCAAAATCAACAGCGAAGGATTTGACCGCATTTTCGGCGGCGGAACCATTGATATACGCCCGCAGGGCTCTGCCGAACTTATCTTCGGCATAAATGTAAACCGCACCGATAACCCCGCACTGCCCGAACGCCAGCGCCGTGTGGCTACGTTTGATTTCGACGAGAAAATTCAGCTCAACGTAGTAGGTAAAATTGGTGAAAAACTCAAACTCACCACCAACTACAACACCGAATCAACTTTCGATTTCGAAAACCAGATGAAGCTGGAATACACCGGCTTTGAAGACGAAATCATCAAGAAAATTGAAGCAGGTAACGTAAACTTCGGCCTCAATACCACGCTCATTACCGGCAGCCAGTCGCTGTTTGGTATCAAAACACAGCTTCAGTTTGGCCGCCTCACCGTAACCAGCATCGTATCGCAGGAGCGCGGTAAAAAATCAGAAGTAAACGTAACCGGCGGCGCGCAGGTGAGCAACTTCGAAGTAAGCGGCGATAACTACGAAGCCAACCGACACTTCTTCCTCTCGCAGTATTTCTACGATAAATATGACGATGCCTTAGAAACACGCCCGCTTATTAATTCCGGTGTGCAGATTACCCGTATCGAAGTATGGGTAACCAACCGTACCGGCGTGGTTGAAAATACACGCAACCTGGTAACCTTTACTGATCTTGGTGAAGACAACCTTGAACAGGTGGGAACCAGCTTTATTACCGATGCCCCCGGCGAAGTGCCCCGCAACGCCGGTAACGACCTCTACAGCCAGCTTACTTCTACCTACAACCAGCTGCGCAACATCAACGTGCCTTTGCAAACCACGTTTGCTACACTTATCAATAACTTCGGTTTTGCACAGGCTGTAAACTATGAGCGTGTGAACAACGCCCGCCGCCTGCAACCCACAGAGTTTACCTACAACGAACGCCTCGGCTATATCTCGCTCAACCAGGCACTCAATCAGGACGAAGTGCTTGGCGTGGCTTATCAGTACACGCTTAACGGACAAACTTATCAGGTAGGTGAATTTTCTACCGATGGTATTACCGGACAGGATGCCCTTATTGTAAAAATGCTGAAAAGCACCAACAACGTGCCCAAAATCAGCAGCAACAACGGCCAGTTTAAATTCAAACTTTGGGATTTGATGATGAAAAACATCTATTCCATTGGTGCCTATCAGGTAAACCCGCAGGACTTCAATTTGCAGATCTGGTACAACAACCCCTCTACCGGTACCGATATTCCGTTTATTGCCGAAGGACCCATTGACGGGAAGCCGCTGGTGCAGGTGTTTGAACTCGACTTACTCAACCAGCAGCAACAGGCCTCGCCCGACGGGCAGTTCGACTTTATGGATAAAGTCACCATTAACGCAGCAAACGGTCGCGTAATTTTTCCGGTGGTGGACCCCTTTGGTAAGTTTCTGGAAGAGAAACTTGATCCCACAAATACCAATCCGCAAATACGTTTGCAATACAGTTACCAGCAGCTTTACGATTCTACAAAAATTATTGCCCAAACGGCTTTTGCAGGCAAAAACCGTTTCAAAATTAAAGGTTCCTACAAGTCATCATCCAACTCCGACATTTCGCTTAACGCCGTAAACATTCCGCCGGGCTCCGTGCGCGTAACTGCCGGTGGCGCACCGCTTACCGAAAACACGGATTATACGGTTGACTATACGCTTGGGCGCGTAAAAATCATCAACGAGAGTGTGCTCAACTCGGGTGTGCCTATCAAGATTTCGCTCGAAAGCAACTCGTTGTTTAATATTCAAACAAAAACATTGTTTGGTACGCACCTCGATTATCGGGTAAACCGCGATTTCAATGTGGGTGCTACCATAATGAATCTGACCGAACGTCCGGTTACGCAAAAGATCAATATTAACGACGAGCCGATGAGTAACACCATGTGGGGTGTGGATCTGAACTACCGTACAGAGCTACCCATCCTCACCCGCATGATTGACAAGCTGCCGCTGATTGAAACCAAGGCACCATCATCTATTGCCGCACAGGGCGAGTTTGCACAGCTTATTCCCGGCCACAACCGCGCCATTGGTAAAGAAGGTAACTCGTACATCGACGATTTCGAAGGTACACAGTCGGCCATCGACATCCGCGCCCCGCAGGGATGGAGCATTGCTTCGGTGCCGCAGGGGCAGCCGGCGCGTTTCCCCGAAGCCAGCACCACCGATCTGCGCAGCGGCATGAACCGCGCCCTGCTCAACTGGTATGTAATCGACCCGCTTTTCCTGCGGCCCGATAACAACCTTAAGCCGGCTCACCTTACTGTATCCGATCTTTCCAACCACCTTTCCCGCGAGGTGCTTGAAACAGAAATATTCCCCAACCGCCAGCCGCCAAACGGCCAGCCGCTTAACGTGGCCATGTTCGATATGGCGTTTTATCCCGCCGAACGTGGCCCCTACAACTTCGACGTAAACCCGCAACCCGGTTTAACAGCTGGTCTCGCGGCCAATGGTTCGCTGCTCGATCCGGCCTCGCGCTGGGGCGGTATTCAGCGCAGTATCACCACCAACGACTTTCAGGCCGCCAACATCGAATTCATCCAGATCTGGGTGATGGATCCGTACAACGACGATGTGCCTGTGGCCGACCGCAACACCACCGGCGAACTCGTGATCAACCTCGGTAACGTGTCGGAAGATGTGCTCAAAGATTCGCGCAACGCATTCGAAAACGGACTGCCGGTTGACAACAACTTCTCGCTGGTGGACACCACCGTGTGGGGCCTTGTGCCTTCGGTGCAGTCGATTGTGAATGCCTTCGATAACGATCCGGCCAAGCGCGCGCTGCAGGATGTGGGACTTGATGGCTGGGATGATGATAAGGAAGCGCAGTTTTTTGGTGATTACCTCACAGATATTGCTGCGCTGCATGGTCAGGCTTCTCAAGCGTATGCCAATGCCGTAAAAGATCCCGCCGGCGATAACTTCCACTACTACCGTGGTTCCGACTACGATGCTATTTCGCTGGGTGTGCTTGACCGTTACAAAATGTTCAACGGCCTCGATGGCAACTCGCCGCAGGTGGGCGATCCGAACGACGACGGTGTGAGTGAAGATTACCCCACCCAGTCAACCACACTGCCCAACCAGGAAGACATTAACCGCGATAATACGCTCAACGAAACCGAGAGCTATTACGAATACCGCATTAAGCTTACGCCCAACGATATTAATCCGGGAAACATCGGTAACAATTACATTACCGACGTATATCAGACCACGGTAATTACCAAAGACGGCCGTACACGCCCAATTACCTGGTACCAGCTGCGCATTCCCATCCGCAACTACACCACCAAAGTGGGCAACATAGAAGGTTTCAACTCCATCCGCTTTATCCGTATGTATTTCAAAGGCGTGGATAAGCCGGTGGTGTGCCGCTTTGCGCGTCTGGAATTTGTGCGCAGCGACTGGCGTAAATATGAATACTCACTGCTTCGTCCGGGCGAGTATATTATGAACGACCAGAACACCACACAGTTTGATGTGGCTGCGGTGAACATTGAAGAAAACGGAAACCGTGTGCCTGTAAACTATGTGCTGCCTCCCGGTATTGACCGTGAGCAGAACGTAAACAGCAACACACTGGTGCGTTTGAACGAACAGTCGCTTTCGGTGCGCACCTGCAACCTCGAAGACGGCGATTCGCGCGCGGTGTTCCGCACGGTAAACAACATGGATGTGCGCTCCTACAAAAAGCTGCGCATGTTTGTACACGCCGAAGCCAATCCGGGCAGTTCGCAGCCGCTTAACAACGGCGATGTAACGGCATTCATACGCATTGGTGCCGACCAGACGGATAACTACTACGAGTATGAAATTCCGCTTGAAGTAACACCGCCCGGCCGCTACGGCGAAAACGACCAGGCCGAACGCGAAAAAGTATGGCCGCTTTCAAACACCATGGAACTGCCTTTCGAGTTGCTGCAGTATGTAAAACAGCAGCGCAACCTTGAGCAGGCCGCCGGCCGGATTTCCCTCACACAGGAATTCACAGTTACTGATCCGAACAATCCGGCCCGTAAGGTTACTGTAAAAGGCAACCCGAACCTGGCCATGATCCGTGTGTTTGTGTTGGGCGTGCGCAATCCCAAACGCACAAGCGCCACACCTAACGACGATGGAATTCCGAAATGTGCCGAGGTGTGGTTTAACGAATTGCGCCTTACCGATTTCGTGGAAGACGGCGGCTGGGCGGCTACGGCCCGCGTTACTGCCCGTCTGGCCGATTTTGGTGTGGTAAACCTCTCCGGCAACATGGCTACGCCCAACTTCGGAAGTATTGAAAAGAAAGTAAGCGAGCGTTTGCGCGAACAGCAAATGAACTACGATGTTTCGACACAGCTCGAACTCGGACGCTTCTTCCCCGAAAAAGCCGGTATCAGCCTGCCGTTCTTCTGGAACTACGGCGAAACCTACATCACGCCACAGTTTAATCCGCTTGACCCTGACATTCTGCTCAAACCGCTGCTCAGCAATGAATCGCTGCTGAGCGACAGGCAAAAAGATTCGTTAATAGGTGCGGCAGTCGATTATACGCGACGGCGAGGCTATAACTTTACAAATATTCATAAGGAAAGGAGTAAGGGTAAAAAAGGTTCGTACCCGTGGGATATTTCCAATTTCTCGGCCAGTTATGCCTACACCGAAATTTATCGCCACAACGTAAATATCGAGTACAGTTCGGTGCGTAATTATCGCGGACAGTTAACTTATTCCTACACGCCGCAGGTGAAACCGTTTAAGCCGTTTGATAAAGCCGGCTGGGCCAAATCAAAATGGTTTACCCTGATCCGTGAAATCAGTATTTCGCCGCTGCCGTCGAATCTGGCATTTACTACCGACCTCAACCGCTCGTACAGCGAAATAAAAAACCGAAACATCACCGGTTTTGGCGATGTGTTTGTGCCCACCAACTTCAACAAGAATTTTGTGTGGACACGCAACTACAACCTGCGCTGGGATCTGATGAAGAACCTGAAACTCGATTTCACGGCCGATAATCTTGGTCAGGTACTCGAGCCGGTGGGTAAAATAGACACCGACGCCAAGCGCGATTCGCTGATCGACAATATTCGCGGATTCGGCACCACAATGAATTATCACCACCAGACCAACGTAAATTACACCGTACCGATTAATAAGATTCCGGCTTTCGACTGGCTTACGGCTTCTGTACGTTATTCAAGCGGTTACACCTGGCAGCGCGCCCCGCTGGCGGCTGATACGCTGGGTAATGTGGTGGGCAATAACGCACAATGGCAGTACACGGCGCAGGCCAACATGACGTCGCTTTACAATAAAGTGCCTTACTTTAAAAAAGTAAACCAGAAACGCCCCGGAGGAGGACAGGAACGCCCCGCAGGTGGCGGCCCCAACCGTCCGGGAGCTCCGCAGCAGGCCCAGCGCGACAGCACCAAGAAAAAAGATGATCAGTATGTAATTCTCGATTACCTTGCCCGTCTTGTAATGTCAGTGCGCACGGTGTCGCTCAATTATTCTGAAAACAGCACACTGGCACTGCCCGGTTATGCACGCCGCACCCGCATACTGGGTATGGACGAAAACTTTCAGGGACCCACCTGGGGCTTTATCTTCGGACAGCAGGAAGGCTTTGGCCCCGGAAATGCTGATTTCCCGGTGTATGCTTCCAATCAGGGCTGGTTAGTACAAACGCAATCGTTGTTTACACCATTTACACAAGGTAAAACACAAACACTTACCGGCCGTGCACAGCTTGAACCGTTCCCTGATCTGCGCATTGAACTCAACATCTCACGCAACAACACCCGCAACGAGTCGGCTTTCTACCGCTGGACCGGTACGCAATACGAAAAACAGTCGCCGGTTGAAACGGGCAGCTTCAGCATGAGTATTATTACATGGCGCACCGCCTTCACCAAAGACGATCGTACCACCCGCTCCAACGAAGCGTTCCAGCAATTCCTCAACAACCGCGCTGTAATTTCATCGCGTCTGGGGCAGGAAAACCCCAATTCCACCGGCATTCTCAATACCGGCTTTGCCGACGGTTACAGCAAGGCTTCGCAGGATGTGGCTATTCCGGCCTTCCTTGCCGCCTACACCGGCGGCCGCGCCGAATCGCAGTCAACCAGCATGTTCCCCGCTATTCCGCTGCCCAACTGGCGCATCACGTACGACGGACTTACCAAATACAAGAAAATCAAAAAGCACTTCAAAGTCATCACACTTGCGCATACCTATCGCTCCACCTACACGCTGGGCGGTTTCACCACCAACCTCAACTTTGTGGATGCCAACGGCGACGGATTTTCAGATAATATCCGCAACGTGAACTCCGACTTTGAAGCACAGTTTCAGTTCTCAAACGTGCAGATTTCAGAGCAGTTCAGCCCGCTTATTGGTGTGGACATGACCTGGACCAACAGTTTGATTACGCGTGTGGAGTACAAAAAAGACCGCACGCTTAGCCTGAGCCTTGCCAACATGCAGCTTACCGAAGTAAGCGGCCGCGAAATGGTGGTGGGACTTGGTTACCGTTTTGATGAAGTGGAGCTGAAATTCCTCAAGAAAGCGTTTAAAGGGAAAGCGCCCAAGAGCGCCATGAACCTCCGTGCCGATGTGTCGTTCCGTAACAACCAGACCGTAATCCGACGCAGTATTGAGGAGTTTAACCAGCTCACAGCGGGTCAGAACATCCTCTCCATCAAAACCTCCTGCGATTATCAGCTCACGAAGGATCTTCAGATCCGTGCATTCTTCGATCGTGTAATGACCAATCCGCTCATTTCATCATCATTCAAAACGGCGAATACGAACGCTGGTATCAGTTTGCGCTTTACATTGCAATAG
- a CDS encoding helix-turn-helix transcriptional regulator, which yields MVSLRCKMLVQQELEKLGIAFFAIDLGKVELPDEISSEKLNELKINLARSGLEILDNKKNIIIEKIKNAIAELIHQPEEVPHVSYSEFISSKLNYDYTYLSNLFSEVKGITIQQYIIINKIERVKELLLYDELNLTEISYKLNYCSVAHLSNQFKKITGLTPSYYKKLKQKRVRNLEDV from the coding sequence ATGGTGAGCCTGCGTTGCAAAATGTTGGTTCAGCAGGAACTGGAAAAACTGGGTATCGCGTTTTTTGCAATAGACCTGGGAAAAGTGGAACTGCCAGATGAAATCTCTTCTGAAAAACTGAATGAGTTAAAAATCAATTTGGCGCGTTCGGGGCTTGAAATACTCGACAATAAAAAAAATATCATTATAGAAAAAATAAAAAATGCAATTGCCGAATTGATTCACCAGCCGGAAGAGGTTCCGCACGTAAGTTACTCCGAGTTTATCAGTTCAAAACTTAATTATGATTATACGTATCTGTCAAATCTGTTCTCAGAAGTAAAGGGAATAACCATCCAACAGTATATTATTATCAATAAAATAGAACGTGTAAAGGAATTATTGCTGTACGACGAACTTAATTTAACCGAAATTTCTTACAAGCTCAACTATTGCAGTGTGGCACACTTATCCAACCAGTTTAAAAAAATTACCGGACTCACTCCTTCTTATTATAAAAAACTAAAACAGAAAAGAGTCCGTAATCTCGAAGATGTGTGA
- the ruvA gene encoding Holliday junction branch migration protein RuvA, with protein MYNHFEGRVSEKTPTYAVIDCGGVGYLLHISLNTYTKMGSSDKAKLFAHLAVREDAHVLYGFADEEERELFRHLISVSGVGPGTARMILSSLSPGEIAGAILTGNVAVLKGVKGIGEKSAQRIIVDLKGKLGKADAAVTTTFFAADNKLRDEALSALVMLGFARNMAEKAVDKVLRAEGNVVSVEQLIKLALKNL; from the coding sequence ATGTACAACCACTTTGAAGGTCGTGTTTCTGAGAAAACCCCCACCTACGCAGTAATCGACTGTGGCGGTGTGGGATACCTGCTGCATATTTCGCTCAATACTTACACCAAAATGGGTAGCAGCGATAAGGCCAAACTTTTCGCCCACCTCGCCGTGCGCGAAGATGCACACGTTCTTTATGGTTTTGCCGACGAAGAAGAACGCGAACTCTTCCGCCACCTCATTTCCGTTTCCGGCGTGGGCCCCGGCACGGCACGCATGATCCTTTCCTCTCTCTCCCCGGGCGAAATTGCCGGCGCCATCCTCACCGGAAACGTAGCTGTGCTCAAGGGCGTGAAAGGTATCGGCGAAAAATCGGCACAGCGCATTATTGTTGACCTTAAAGGCAAGCTGGGCAAGGCGGATGCCGCAGTGACCACCACATTTTTTGCGGCAGACAATAAATTGCGCGATGAAGCGTTATCTGCGCTGGTTATGCTGGGTTTTGCCCGTAACATGGCCGAAAAAGCTGTTGATAAAGTACTGCGTGCTGAAGGGAATGTGGTGTCTGTTGAACAGCTTATCAAACTGGCACTTAAGAATTTGTAA
- a CDS encoding NADP-dependent malic enzyme → MSKFRKQDALDYHEQGRPGKIEVVPTKPYSSQRDLTLAYSPGVAEPCLEIEKNPQDAYRYTAKGNLVAVISNGTAVLGLGDIGALASKPVMEGKGMLFKIYADIDVFDIEVDTKDVDAFVQTVKNIAPTFGGINLEDIKAPECFEIEKRLKEELDIPLMHDDQHGTAIISSAALMNACELAGKDIGSVKLVVNGAGASAISCAKMYIAVGVKRENITMLDSKGVITTDRTDLDEYKQYFATPPRGLQSLAEAMAGADVFVGLSKGNIVTAEMIQSMAARPIVFALANPDPEIAYDTAKAAREDIILATGRSDHPNQVNNVLGFPFIFRGALDVRATKINEEMKLAAAKAIAMLAKEAVPDDVNMAYDTRSLAFGPEYIIPKPIDPRLISTVAPAVAKAAMESGVALREITDWEAYRNELNNRLGLDNKLMRGLAAKAKSNPKRIVFAEADHYKILKAAQLVRDEGIAKPILLGDAERIQSLIDEYHLDLGDITIIDPRDPAQEEKRRDFGDMLFQKRKRRGFTLFEARRSMLDRNYFGAMMVETGMADAMISGLTRKYAIPIKPALECIGVQEGVNRVAGMYIMSTKQGNYFFADTTMNVDPTAQELVDITVLTAQTVRQFNIVPRIALLSYTNFGSTEGATPQKVSEAVARLHSEYPGLIVDGDLQANFALNNELLKEQFPFSELVDKRVNTLIFPNLASGNIAYKLMQEMGGAEAIGPLLMGMKKPVHVLQLGSSVREIVNMVIIAVVDAQSRR, encoded by the coding sequence ATGTCAAAATTTCGCAAACAGGATGCCCTCGATTATCACGAGCAGGGTCGTCCCGGTAAAATTGAAGTTGTTCCTACAAAACCTTACAGTTCACAGCGTGATCTTACGCTGGCTTATTCGCCAGGTGTAGCTGAGCCTTGTCTTGAAATTGAAAAGAACCCGCAGGATGCCTACCGTTACACGGCCAAAGGCAATCTGGTAGCCGTAATCTCAAACGGCACGGCGGTGCTCGGGCTTGGCGATATTGGTGCGCTGGCCTCAAAGCCGGTGATGGAAGGCAAGGGTATGCTGTTTAAAATTTATGCCGATATCGACGTGTTCGACATTGAGGTGGACACGAAAGATGTGGATGCGTTTGTGCAAACAGTAAAAAATATTGCGCCCACTTTTGGCGGAATAAATCTCGAAGATATCAAAGCGCCTGAGTGTTTTGAAATTGAAAAACGCCTCAAAGAAGAGCTGGATATTCCGCTCATGCACGACGACCAGCACGGCACGGCTATTATTTCGAGTGCGGCGCTTATGAATGCCTGTGAGCTTGCCGGCAAAGACATTGGCAGTGTGAAACTGGTGGTAAACGGCGCCGGTGCATCAGCTATTTCGTGTGCCAAAATGTACATTGCGGTAGGAGTGAAGCGCGAGAACATTACCATGCTCGACAGCAAGGGCGTAATTACTACCGACCGCACCGACCTTGACGAGTACAAGCAGTATTTTGCCACCCCCCCCCGCGGCCTGCAAAGTCTGGCCGAAGCCATGGCGGGAGCCGATGTGTTTGTGGGGCTTTCAAAAGGCAATATTGTTACGGCCGAAATGATTCAGAGCATGGCGGCACGTCCCATTGTGTTTGCCCTTGCCAATCCTGATCCCGAAATTGCCTACGATACCGCCAAAGCCGCCCGCGAAGACATCATCCTCGCCACCGGTCGCAGCGATCATCCCAACCAGGTAAACAACGTGCTTGGTTTCCCCTTCATTTTCCGTGGTGCGCTGGATGTGCGCGCTACAAAAATTAACGAGGAAATGAAGCTGGCCGCTGCAAAAGCCATTGCTATGCTGGCCAAAGAAGCCGTGCCCGATGATGTAAACATGGCCTATGATACCCGCAGCCTGGCTTTCGGGCCCGAATACATTATCCCCAAACCCATCGACCCGCGCCTGATTTCTACTGTGGCGCCGGCTGTGGCTAAAGCGGCAATGGAATCGGGTGTGGCCCTTCGCGAAATTACCGACTGGGAAGCCTACCGCAACGAACTCAACAACCGCCTCGGACTTGATAACAAACTCATGCGCGGACTGGCCGCCAAAGCCAAGTCGAACCCCAAACGCATTGTATTTGCCGAGGCCGATCATTACAAAATCCTCAAAGCGGCGCAGCTTGTACGCGACGAAGGAATTGCCAAGCCCATTCTGCTGGGCGATGCCGAACGCATCCAGTCGCTCATCGACGAATATCACCTCGATCTGGGCGATATCACCATTATCGACCCCCGTGACCCTGCCCAGGAAGAAAAGCGCCGTGATTTTGGCGATATGCTCTTCCAGAAACGCAAACGCCGCGGATTTACCCTCTTCGAAGCCCGCCGGAGCATGCTCGACCGGAACTACTTCGGCGCCATGATGGTGGAAACCGGTATGGCCGATGCCATGATTTCAGGCCTTACCCGCAAGTATGCCATTCCGATTAAACCCGCACTCGAATGCATTGGCGTTCAGGAAGGTGTAAACCGCGTGGCCGGCATGTACATTATGTCAACCAAACAAGGCAACTATTTCTTTGCCGATACGACTATGAATGTAGATCCGACGGCACAGGAACTGGTTGACATTACCGTGCTCACGGCGCAAACAGTGCGGCAGTTTAATATCGTTCCCCGCATTGCCCTGCTTTCCTACACCAACTTCGGTTCTACCGAAGGAGCAACTCCCCAGAAGGTGAGTGAAGCAGTTGCCCGTTTGCACAGCGAATATCCCGGATTAATTGTGGACGGCGATCTGCAGGCCAACTTTGCGCTGAACAACGAACTGCTTAAAGAGCAATTCCCCTTCAGCGAACTGGTGGACAAACGGGTGAATACACTCATTTTCCCCAACCTTGCATCGGGCAACATTGCCTACAAACTGATGCAGGAAATGGGGGGGGCAGAAGCCATCGGGCCGCTGCTCATGGGTATGAAAAAGCCCGTGCACGTGCTGCAGCTTGGCAGTTCGGTGCGTGAAATTGTAAATATGGTCATTATCGCGGTTGTCGATGCACAGTCGCGCCGGTAA